DNA sequence from the Malus domestica chromosome 11, GDT2T_hap1 genome:
ACCAGGTCTAGTACCAGACATATTGTTGTTGAACAAGGCATAGATTtcagaatttcatttttttctctgcCGAACAGTTGCATTGGGTTGATTTACAATACAGGTACGTATGTACTTCTTAGAAACTccatttcttttcaatatttattgttTTAGGTGTTTGTACTATATGTTATTGTGTTTTGATGTTCAACCACGTCAGCTAATCCACCCTTACAatcgaatttttatttttctcatcgCAATACAAAAAGTTTGAAATCGCTTCCGCTATATGGTGGTGAAATGTACACTATTTGAAATTTGCATATTGTAAAATAATAAGGAGTAAATAAATATACACATGCACTGAAACCATcaactgaaaatatgactttatcccttaaaattcaattttcttttactaAAACTCATCATATTATATTTTCCTAACAAAAACTCAATGACTTtacatgtatattttttttgcttCTCCTGTTTATATTGTTAGAAAGCTCTAATTAACTCTTCGCCATAGAAGTTATCTGCTCATATATATTTGCATTGATGTGCATGATCTGCCCTCCTTATGCATGCTAACATTCAGCAttcaaattttctagcaaatttGTGAAGCACCACTACCAGTACCTGACATATGACTTGTTGCTAAACAAGGCAtagatttcaaaatttcaattttaatttgccAGACAATTGATTGCGTTGATTTACGATACAGGTACGTACGTACTTTTCGAAAACTCTATTTCTTTCCATTATTTGTTGTTTTAGACGTTTGTTTTTACCCTGCCTGACCAAGAAACAAAAGTGTTAATTTAACATTCTAGTACCCGCCAAATATTGTATTTCGGCTGAGCTCCAACACTATGACTAGGCGCCAACTCAACAATTTTATTGATTAGCTTTGACTTCACATAGTTTTGTATTTTTAGATGTCTAAAATACCCCTAGTAACTTATgtcaaattaaaaacaaattttaaaatcatgatttcattgcatattaataataataggatatgatgctagggttttcatttgttttatttttttcccctTTAAATTCCTTAGTTGCTTTTCAAATTTGCAtaaattaggattttttttttggtttagtttttccGTTTTCAAAATATGTGAGCATTAGTTACCAACAAAATATAagaatgttattttttttccaaaattatttaattatattctatataaatataggtaaattatttctctacacatatataataacaataaaatgTGGTTAatgtatgtaataatacatgcaaaataatttaccttcAACATAAAGGATGTGATTTGGTTCAAGATTTATTTTACctatatttcacatataggtatAGGTAAATTATGAaagattcattttttttttaatttttttttatttttatttttgtcttttggCTTAACatatatagataagtaaatcatttTTTGTCATTTGGTTTGATATAAAGGATGTCATGTGTCATTTGGTTcaaaaaaatataagtaaattattttatgaagattatcattatataataataataaaaaggagaatatatatatatatatatatatatatatatatatatatattgtttcaaTTATGTAAATAGTTTGTAATATGAGGTTATTTCTTTGTCTACATGTCAATGGATTTAGATTCCGTTTACAAGAGTTAATACCAAACATACAATTTCAGTTGCCCTTGGACAGAAGCCACTAAATGAGTAAAGGACAACGGGACGAAACAACCTTCTACCTGGCCTATGTACCTTGCCACTTTCAATAAAAACAggtgtgtttcaatttgataTTTAAATATATGTGGATTTTGGGCTGCCCATTGTGTGACTTTACCGAACTCCCCCTCccattaatgtaaaaatatcgatgtactaaaaaatatatatgtggatttttgtttaaaaagtaaaattacaAAGGTCTATTTCTAAAGAACCCTATGTATCAACAACAATTTCAACTAATTCAAGTCCAGCAGCACAATAAActcaaataaaaattcaattattttaaacacAGTGATGATCTTATATTCAAAGATAATTTTGATCTAGGTGcttgatttttgaatttgatAGACCCAACATCCCTAGCTTTTAGACTTTTTATTAAACTACTTTCTACAATTTTGGTGCCACGATTTTTAAAACGTCCTCTttctaaaattcaaaataacATGAACTGTCATTAATCCACCAATTTATTCCAGAAACAATATCCAAAGCTCCTAAATCTAGCCTTCTTTAAaccaaaattattattattactccaacataaaaatacataattattaagttatcaatcaatgatatgtaccaaaaattaaaattatacataccaaaaactaaaatgaaaCGTACCattaactaaaataaaacataCCAAATACTAAAACTAAACATACCAATCAATGATATGTGCACAACTGAACataccaaaaaacaaaattaagtatGAAAACCAATAATAAACGTACCAATAATGTATACAAAATAATTCTCTTAATAAAATGTATATataacaatttaaaaaatataaacatcCACCATTTTCGTTATCTTGAAcgtaaaattatattttaattttaggagaaaaaatattttgtacgaaaaaattattaaaaagagAATTGGATAAATATATTGAATGAAAAACCAAGATTATCTCCAAAAAAAATCGCTTAACTAATTAAAGGACAAATTAAGAAACCAATATACAGTGAGGTATATGGTAATGGCATGAGGATGAATGAAAAAACAacggaataaaaaaaaataaaaaaaaattaaaactaaaaaatggCCACGATATATTCCGTTATCATATTGTGAAATCTTACAATATTGGGGACATCGTGATATTATATGATATCTCGCAAAACAGTTTTCGTGATGTGATACTAGCTAATTGTAATACTTTTGTAATAATATAGTACTAAAAACTGAAGTAAACATACATGTAATAGTTCATTTGTCACACAAGTCTATACTTGTCATGGATATTTTTTGATAGATCTTTGTGACTCATTTCGAACTAATACTAACTAATTGTTAGTCAAGTGAGAAATTTTCTAATTAGAGAAAAAGGGCCTAAATTTGAATCGTAACTCCAgctttgataaaataaaaataaaaataaaataccacTTAGATTTAAACAGGACAAAAATATCTAATATTGTGTTGGGGTAGTGCTTCTTTGGTTTTAGGTAGTAGAGCACTGAGCACGAGACTTAAAAAAGCTACCAACAAAGAGGAGCATTCAAGCCATGGTCTTTGATTTCAGAAGGAAATGGAAATTATAATTGCAATTGCCTCAAAAATTGGAGAGTCATTGGTCGCACCAATAGGAACAGAGTCTGCCTATTTGATTAATTACCATTCCAACCTAGAAAATCTTAAGCGTGAGATAAAAAAGCTCTGTGACAAGAAAAATGGAGTGCAGGGATGGGTAAATGCTGCCAAAAGGAACGGTAAATTTATCCACCCTGATATTCAGAGTTGGCTAAAGAATGTGGACGAAATGATCCAAAAAGTGTCGCATTTTGAGGTTGAGATTAACAGGAAAAGGCGATGTATGTATCGATGGAGCTTGAGTCGGAAAGCCTATAAGATTACACAACATGTTCTCCAGCTCCAAAACGAAGgaacatttgaaaatgtggcCCATGCTGCTCCTTCACGAGAGATATGGTCAACATTCAAAGACGGATTTAAACATTTCAAGTCCAGAATGGAAAACATGAATGAGGTGATAGAGGGTTTGAAGAGGGAATAAGTAAGAATGATCGGGATTTGTGGAATGGGGGGTGTGGGTAAAACCACACTGGCGAAAGAAATCATCAAAAGATTAGCAGAACTGAACATGTTTGATAAAACTGTAATGGCAACTGTGTCTCAAAGCCCAAGTATTAAGACGATCCAGTTGGACATTGCAGCACAAATAGATTTGAAATTTGATAAGGATTCTAAGTCCGGAAGAGCACTAAAGCTGCATGACAGACTCATGGAAATAAGGAGGATCCTGATTGTGTTAGATGATGTATGGACAGAGCTTAATTTTGAGGCTATAGGACTTCCTTATGCACATACTCATAAAGGGTGCAAAATTTTGTTGACATCACGGAATTTGGAAGTCTGCGATGcgatggaaagtcaacaaattaTTGCGGTCCCAACTTTAACAACAGAAGAATCACGGGAGCTCTTTAGAGAAATCGTAGGTGAATCCTTCGATGATCCAGATTTCCATTCCATTGCAGAAGAGGTCGTGAATGAATGTGGAGGTTTACCTATTGCTATTGTAACTGTTGGAAAAGccctagaaaagaaaaagaagcacgAATGGGTTAATGCCCTTAATCAGCTGCGAAAGTCTATCCCAAAGAACATCCCTGGACTAGACGACAAAGTTTATTCAAGCATAAAATGGAGTTATGATGGATTGGAGAGTGATGAAGCCAAGCCATGtcttttactttgttgtttatttccaGAAGATTATAACATTCCAATTGAGGATTTGGTTCGATATGGGTGGGGTCGAGGATATTTTAGCAGCAGCGATACTTTGGAAGAAGCAAGAAATAAAGTGCATTCTTTGGTTGACCAACTACAAAGAAGGTTTTTGTTACTAGATGGTGGCAGGAGTGAGACAATAAAAATGCATGACATAGTTCGCGATGTTGCCATATCAATTGCTTCAAGAGATCCACATGGATTTCTGATAAGAAGTAATGCTGAAAATAAAGGGTGGCCAAATTTAGCTACATATGACCATTGCACTACAATCTCACTTGTTGGTAAATTGGAGATTCCAGTTGGTTTGAAATGCCCAAAACTTGAGTTTCTACAGACGATGAAAGGACGTTTTTCAGAAGGTAGCATGGACATCATTTGTGATGCGATGAAAGAACTGAAGGTTTTAGCTTTGGTGGAAATGGAAGACCTAGGCTCATCAAGATCACTAGGATTACTGAAGAACCTGCGGACCTTGTGCCTAGATGGGTCTAAATTTGATGGCACGTCTGCTGATGTTATTGGgagtttggagaatttagaaaTCCTCAGCTTTCGGGATTGTGATTCCATGCGTGAGTTGCCGAGGGAAATTGGACGACTTAAACAGTTGAGGTTGTTAGATACGACAAACTGCGAGGAACTTGAGGTGATTCCACATGGTATCTTCTCCAGCTTATGTAGACTTGAAGAGTTGTATATGGTTAATAGCTTTAACGAATGGGAAAttggaagaggaagagaagaaaaggggATGGCAAGCATTTCTGAGGTGATGTCTCTGTCCGATCATTTGAAGGTTCTAGCCATAGAGATACCCAGTGTCATCCACTTGTTGACAAAAGACATAGTCTTGAAAAGCCCAACAATAAGATTCCTTATACGCTGTGCAACATGGGTAGGGCATTTTTCGGAGATGAGTACTTATGCATTCGAAAATTGTTTGGAGATTAGTGAAAGTGATGCAAGGGAGTTGGAGGAGAGTCAAGCAGTCAgacttttgttgaaaaaatctaaaaaattgtATTTGTCGGAGGTTAAGAATTTCTCTGTCCTCACTGATTTAGACCAAGAAGGATTTCAAGATTTGAAAGATTTGGATCTTTGGTATTGTCCACATATCGAGTATCTTGCAAATGGAACAAGTGGGTTTTTGACCAACCTAAGATTCCTTAAATTGGGAAGTTGTGGTGTCTTAAAATATGTATTTTCACTATCAGCAGCGAGAAACTTGGTACAACTCCAAGAATTAAACATTGATGGATGTGATCAAATGGAAGAAATTGTATCGAAGCAGGGGAGGGAACATGAGGAGGAAGCCGATATGATACCTTTCCATAAATTAACCAATTTGACTCTCGAGGGTCTAGGGAGTTTGGTTGGTTTCTTCCAAGCCAAGAAGCTATACTCCAACCAAGAGGTATGTCCCACTCTCCAATCTCTATGATATGAGGAGGCAGCCGATATGTGGAAATTTGAAATTGTGTTAACTGataatgatttttctttttcaggaAACAACGGCAAGGGTTGAGCATCAATCTGCAGGCATATTTGAAAAAGCAATATTCCCATCAACGTGCATTTCATGGTTTCCAAGTTTAGAAAAGGTGAGATTGGGATTTATGGAGTTTGAAGGCGTGCTATTTGATCTTAAAATCCATGTTATGGATGGGCAGGCAGCTCCAACTTTTCCCCAGTTACGTGGGTTGGAGATAATTTTTTGTTCGTTTACACATTTGTGGAAAAACATTCGGTCTGGATTTCAGGATTTCCGAAATTTGAGATGTTTGGATATAAGAGAATGTTGTGGGCTAAAATATGTGTTCTCGCATTTAATTGCCCGAGAACTTTTGAATCTTGAAGAGGTAAAGATAGCAAAATGTCCGAACATGGAAACTATAGTCAGAATCACAGAGCAAAATGAAGAAGAGGCGACAAAATACATGATTTTGTTTCCGAAACTGAACACATTTGAACTAGAAGACCTGCCTCGTCTCACAAGTCTTTGTCCAGAGGGATTTACATTTCTATGGTCATCCACAAAAAAAATGCAcgtgaaaagatgtgaaaatttGAAGACATTGGGTGCTGTAATTCCACAAAGAAAGAAGTTGGAGAATAACTTGAAGAAGGATTCAACAAGTCATGATTTTAGCACTTCTCCAACACGTTCATCAAATTGGTGCCCTGCTGGATGTGGATGCGCACCGTATTCAAGACCAAACGCCCACCGCCCCATTGAAATATTGCCACGTCCAATTAACCTGGAGGTAAGCTTTTAAATCAGGTTCAATTAACCTCTATAAGTACAACTTTTAATCAGTATTGTATCATCTTGTTGATCGTGCTTAATTTTCTAGGTTACACCAACTAATCTTGAGGACTCAAATGATGATGATAATCTCGAAAATCTTACTGTAAGTGACTGTAATTCGATGGAAGTGATTTTCCAACTCAAGGGACCGAAGCATGAAGAAAGTAGTCACTCCATTGAAGCATTCAATAAATTGAGTTCCTTGCGGTTAGATAGATTGCCAGGTTTAACGCGTGTTTGGGAGACGGGTAGTTCACAACCGATGTTGACAGGAAGCAGCTTCGGAAACTTGAAATCGCTGGAGGTTGGTTTTTGCAACCAGTTGAAATACTTGTTTTCATCGTCCATAGTCAAACTTCTCGTGAGTATAGAGGACATAGAAGTTCATAACTGTGAGAAGATGGAAGAAATCGTTGCCGCAGAAGAAGAAACTGATGAAACAATTACATTACCTAAAGTGAAGTCCATCAAGCTTGAAAGTCTGCCAAAACTCAAGtatttttgtggtgaagcttatACTTTGAAGTTGCCGTCTTTGGAGTTATTGGAGTTTGATGACGTGCAAAACTTAAGCCTATTAGCTCCAAAGCTTATTGCCACACATCCCCGATTGCAAGTACGCACCGCGTTGGGAGTGGCTGAATGGAAGGGGGACCTCAATGCCACTCTAAGGAATATTTACGTCACAAGGTATGCTTTAATATAAGGTTTTTAATTTCCAATCATTTATGGCAAACACCACAAAAAATTCGACAACAAATTTAGGCAAAGCATAATCAACAGTTCAGATTTAGTTTGACGAAAGTGTAATCAAAATTTAGTCAAAAaccatatacacacacacacacacacatatatgtatatatgtatatatgtatgtgcgTATGTGCACACTAGAGTGTATTTAgatatgtttttcttcttttgaaaaCTCAATTATATCTCAAGAAAACTTCTGTCTTTTATTTCTAACACAGGAAgggtgaagatgatgaaatcGACAGGGAGGACGAACACAATTAATTGATCAAGCACAAAGGTTAACATGTCTCCATCTTCAACTTCTTCTAGGCTTAGAAACTGCTATTTTCGGAAACACATATACAATAAGCATAACCGTTTCAACTTATTTGAGTTTCAGTGATTTCTAATATTCTCCAATGCATGCAGGACAACAATTCAAAGAAGGTTGTGGCTTCAACAATTCGTTTACCATCTCATATGTACAAACCAATAAAatgtcatttgttgcatcagACTTTCATTCCAAAAATACTATTTATGTTGCTTATTTTATGCATGTATAATAAATTTCGAGTGTGATTGTTACTGTTTGTATCTAAGTTCGCATTATTAATGTATGTTTATTTGCACCAAGAAATGAGAAATgcttatgtaaaaataaatgaataagaTTAAACAAGAAAAACTTTACGCTACTCAAACTTGCAAACACTCAAACTACAAGCATTATGAATAAACACGGAATCAGGCTACGCAATTGCCTTCATCATAACATGATTTTGGCCCCCATTTTATAATTTCCTACCACATTTTCACATTCTTTCCATGAATTTTATAATACATATGCAAAAGAGTTCAATCTAGGGGCTCCAAAAATATCACAGACAGAACAATTAACACAAAtcgaataaaaatttgaaatcatgAATCGATCCCAAAACTGaaagttgaaatttttgaaaagAACTTACATCGGAGGACAGCCCACCGGGACAGGATCATTTATACCTCTTGGGTCGAGAATATTGGCCGGAAAACCGCGGTCACCGTTTCTTTGATCTGAAATTGAGGAAATTTGGCTACGAATCTGTAGAAACTAACTTGGGAGTTGGAAAGAGGACGGAAAGAGGAGTCTGGATATGTAATTTGACGGCCGTTGGTGACCggtggacgaaaataaacttcaTGCGAAAACAAGACCAGATTGAggtaagaaagaaaaatacatacgCAGAAATAACATGTCAGTCAGGCAAGACAAGTAATTGCAACCATAACAGAACACAATGAAGAAACATACCATGAGGATTTTGAACAAACATAATGAAGTGTAACCAACAGCATACAAATATCAAAAATATAGAAAAGAATGCTATACAATCACTATAAGTGATTTCAAAGGCCATCTTCTATTTCTGTTTCTGGGAAAAAGTCATGTCGTCAAGATATCATTCCATTTCCTTACCATGATGagtaaaatgaaatttgaacttGCTTGCTGTTCTTGCATATCTTCTCCTCATCCTGGTTACCAACCCAGCAAGTCTTCACCAATCCATCTATGATGTACGTACGTCATTGTAATATCATGTGATGCAGCTTACCTAGATTATATTTCCTGTAGCCTAAGTTTAGATATTTCCTTTGCAGAGGGTATAGCGTGCAAGGTCCTAAGAACTTTACCAAATTATCATCCTTCGAGTATAGAAAATCTTCCAAATGTATAAACGAAATAAACTTGTGACAGAACCAAAGAATGCAAATGCTTATCATCATTTACTAATCCATATGCATAATTTAAACATTTTCATATTCATTAGAAGCATACAGAAAAGATACATGGCACACAAGATATGTACTTTTCGACGTAGGAGCTCAATTCTTGTATACAGACACACTTCCTTTAGCTTGCATTGGACCTCGTACTTTCCACTAATGTAAATGCCACATCAAAAGTGAAAGAGCGACTCCGGAAACCAATTACATCCATGTGCTTGCACTTCAATGCAGAAACAGAACAAAACATAATCCTAAAGTTTTCGGACCATCATTAAACACGCAAGCATAACAAACATTCACAATCCAGCAAATGGGTGTTCATAATTTCAAGCAGAAACACCAAAAGTcaaagaaaataatgaattaaattatgaaaaattttgTACTCAAGTATCTCCCGTGAACTTGAACCAAGTCTCAGCACATTGCTTATAAGCAGCACCCAAATCCCCCTTGCAAGAACACCCCAAGTCAATCGGGACCCCAGAGGCAGGGTCGGTCCCACCACCTCCCTCCAAACCCAAGTGGCAAATCCTGCAATTTCTCTCAACTTTACTCAAATGCACCACCTTCTTCACCTTCGAAACCCCACTCTCTCCACTGAACAGCATTGGATGTCGTCAGAGTCATCCGAGTCCGACGCACCGCTGCCTCCGGTGGCCAAACGGCGGTGGTGGGTTGTCTCGGGAGCTGACATTCGTGAAACCCAGAAAGAGAAATGGCGTGAAATGGTAAAGTGTTAAAGTTGCGGCATTCGGAGATCAAACATGGTGGGGTTATAGAGCAGGTGGAGATGTTTTTTCTCTATCCTCAATCAAAATATCAATCTGCAGGCATATTTGAAAAAGCAATATTTCCATCAAAGTGCATTTCATGGTTTCCAAGTTTAAAAGATGTACGTTTGGAATTTATGAAGTTTGAAGGCGTGCTATTTGATCTGAAAACCCATGGCCAGACAACTCCAATATTTCCCCAGTTACGTGAGTTGCGGATATTCGATACTTCGTTTACACACTTGTGGAAAAACATTCCGTCTGGATTTCAAGGCTTCCAAAATTTGAGATATTTGCACATAAGTTATTGTTCTGGTCTAGAATATGTGTTCTCGCATTTAATTGCCCGAGAACTTTTGAATCTTGAAGAGGTAGAGATATCAACATGTCTGGACATGGAAACTATAGTCagaatcacaaaggaaaaagaagaaaaggcgACAAAAGACATGATTTTGTTTCCGAAACTGAACACATTTGAACTAGAAGACCTGCCTCGTCTCACAAGTCTTTTTCCAGAGGGATCTACATTTGTATGGTCATCCACAAAATATATGCTGGAGAATAACTTGAAGAAGGATTCAACAAGTCATGATTTCAGCACTTCTCCAACATGTTCATCAAATTGGTGCCCTGCTGGATGTGGATGCGCACCATATTCAAGACCAAACGCCCACCGCCCCATTGAAATATTGCCACGTCCAATTAACCTGGAGGTAAGCTTTTAAATCAGGTTCAATTAACCTCTATAAGTACAACTTTTAATTAGTATTGTATCAtcttgttgatcgtgtttaaTTTTCTAGGTTACACCAACTAATCTTGAGGACTCAAATGATGATGATAATCTCGAAAATCTTACTGTAAATGACTGTAATTCGATGGAAGTGATTTTCCAACTCAAGGGACCGAAGCAGGAAGAAAGTAGTCACTCCATTGAAGCATTCAATAAATTGAGTTCCTTGCGGTTAGATAGATTGCCAGGTTTAACGCGTGTTTGGGAGATGGGTAGTTCACAACCGATGTTGACAGGAAGCAGCTTCGGAAACTTGAAATCGCTGGAGGTTGGTTTTTGCAACCAGTTGAAATACTTGTTTTCATCGTCCATAGTCAAACTTCTCGTGAGTATAGAGGACATAGAAGTTCATAACTGTGAGAAGATGGAAGAAATCGTTGCCGCAGAAGAAGAAACTGATGAAACAATTACATTACCTAAAGTGAAGTCCATCAAGCTTGAAAGTCTGCCAAAACTCAAGtatttttgtggtgaagcttatACTTTGAAGTTGCCGTCTTTGGAGTTATTGGAGGTTATTAATGTGCAAGACTTAAGGCCATTTGATTCTAAGCTTGTTGACACGCATAATCCCCGATTGCAAGTAAAACCCACATTTCGACAGGAATGGACAAGGTATGCTTTAGATTAATGTTTCTAATTTGCATTCACTTTTGTGTCCACCTGAAAGACCGCATCATCAATATACAACCACTGAACCAACAAAGATGACGAAATCGACGGCAAGGATGACGATGACAAAATCGATGGCAAGGATGAAGATGACGAAACCAACAGGGAGGACGAACACAATTGATTGATCAAGCACAAAGGTTAGAATGCTTCCATCTCCAACTTCTTCTAGGTTTAGTAAAAACTGATGAAAATTATCTATATAGTACTCACAAAAATATTCTACCAtgttttatataatatatacatacatgtatagcacttaaaaaaattgaacagtTTGGATCTAAAACCACAATCTGCTACCTGTTTCATTTTTTCGAGGTACCTAATAGCAATTAAGGTGAGAGGAAGAAGCATTTCAGATTACCAACTGCCTCAAGAGAAACCTTTATCAGAAACACATATACAATAAACATAACCGTAGTGCTAAGTGgcctaaaaattaatttatccTTAAACCGCTATTTTTGGAAACACATATACAATAAGCACAAGCGTTTCAACTTATTCCAATTTCAGTGATTTCTAATATTCTCCAATGCATGCAGGAAAAGAGTTTAAAGAACGTTGTGGCTCCAGCAATTCGTTTACCATATCATATGTACAAACCAATAAAAGGACATTTGTTGCACCAGAATTTCATTCCAAAAATACTATTTATGTTGCTTATTTTATGTACCATAAATTTCGATTGCGATTATTACTGTTTGTTTCTAAATTCGCATCATTAGTGTTTGCTTATTTGTGCTCGAGGTTGATTATACACGTGTAAGCTGAATCACATGTTTGTAGAATGGACAAGCTGAATAAAATCTGTTTGCCCCCTAAATGTAATGGAAATCATATGTATCTAGGCATGCTTAATATTTGATAAAGAAAAACATTTCTCAAATAAATGTCCACTCACACCTCCGGCAAGCTCTCCCTTGAGGAGCCTTGTCTACCAAATAGGTAAACATCTACTGGACAGCAAACTGCTGAATACAACTAGAGTAAACAAGGAATCAGGCTATGCAATTGCCATCATCATAACATGATTTTGGCCCCCATTTTCTAATTTCCTACCACATTTTCACAATCTTTCCATGAATTTTATAATTCCTATGCAACAGAGTTCGTTCATCGCCTATTCACAACAATACAAGGTTCTACAGAGTTCAATCCCACACCATGTTATAGACATGCTTCAACTATCAACCGGGAACGTAATCGTTAGGGGTTTCAACAACTTCACTGATACAACAATTACTATAAGTCTCATCTCCGACATTCATACAGAAAATCGAATAAAATTCGAAATCAAGAATCAATCCCAAAACTGCAAgttgaaaatttggaaaaagaacTTACATTGG
Encoded proteins:
- the LOC103429901 gene encoding probable disease resistance protein At4g27220, producing MEIIIAIASKIGESLVTPIGTEFGYLVNYHSNLESLRGEIKKLFDKNDGVQRLVDAAKRNGEIIKPDVQSWLKNVNDDMVKKVLQFEDEINKKRRCVYRWSLSRRAYKIKQEVLQLQNEGAFENMAHPAPSPEIWSTFKKGFKDFKSRMAYMNKVIEGLKRERVRMIGICGMGGVGKTIMVKEIIVRLAKLDLFDKIVMATVSQSPSIRMIQSEIADKIGLKFEEESEPGRALKLRGRLMEIKRILIVLDDVWTELNFEAIGLPCGDDHEGCKVLLTSRDSEVCNRMGSQQIIAVPILTPEESQELFREMVGESFDDPDFHSIAEEVVNECGGLPIAIVTVGKALEKKKKHEWVNALNQLRKSIPKNIPGLDDKVYSSIKWSYDGLESDEAKPCLLLCCLFPEDYNIPIEDLVRYGWGRGYFSSSDTLEEARNKVHSLVDQLQRRFLLLDGGRSETIKMHDIVRDVAISIASRDPHGFLIRSNAENKGWPNLATYDHCTTISLVGKLEIPVGLKCPKLEFLQTMKGRFSEGSMDIICDAMKELKVLALVEMEDLGSSRSLGLLKNLRTLCLDGSKFDGTSADVIGSLENLEILSFRDCDSMRELPREIGRLKQLRLLDTTNCEELEVIPHGIFSSLCRLEELYMVNSFNEWEIGRGREEKGMASISEVMSLSDHLKVLAIEIPSVIHLLTKDIVLKSPTIRFLIRCATWVGHFSEMSTYAFENCLEISESDARELEESQAVRLLLKKSKKLYLSEVKNFSVLTDLDQEGFQDLKDLDLWYCPHIEYLANGTSGFLTNLRFLKLGSCGVLKYVFSLSAARNLVQLQELNIDGCDQMEEIVSKQGREHEEEADMIPFHKLTNLTLEGLGSLVGFFQAKKLYSNQEETTARVEHQSAGIFEKAIFPSTCISWFPSLEKVRLGFMEFEGVLFDLKIHVMDGQAAPTFPQLRGLEIIFCSFTHLWKNIRSGFQDFRNLRCLDIRECCGLKYVFSHLIARELLNLEEVKIAKCPNMETIVRITEQNEEEATKYMILFPKLNTFELEDLPRLTSLCPEGFTFLWSSTKKMHVKRCENLKTLGAVIPQRKKLENNLKKDSTSHDFSTSPTRSSNWCPAGCGCAPYSRPNAHRPIEILPRPINLEVTPTNLEDSNDDDNLENLTVSDCNSMEVIFQLKGPKHEESSHSIEAFNKLSSLRLDRLPGLTRVWETGSSQPMLTGSSFGNLKSLEVGFCNQLKYLFSSSIVKLLVSIEDIEVHNCEKMEEIVAAEEETDETITLPKVKSIKLESLPKLKYFCGEAYTLKLPSLELLEFDDVQNLSLLAPKLIATHPRLQVRTALGVAEWKGDLNATLRNIYVTRKGEDDEIDREDEHN
- the LOC103447480 gene encoding probable disease resistance protein At4g27220 encodes the protein MFFLYPQSKYQSAGIFEKAIFPSKCISWFPSLKDVRLEFMKFEGVLFDLKTHGQTTPIFPQLRELRIFDTSFTHLWKNIPSGFQGFQNLRYLHISYCSGLEYVFSHLIARELLNLEEVEISTCLDMETIVRITKEKEEKATKDMILFPKLNTFELEDLPRLTSLFPEGSTFVWSSTKYMLENNLKKDSTSHDFSTSPTCSSNWCPAGCGCAPYSRPNAHRPIEILPRPINLEVTPTNLEDSNDDDNLENLTVNDCNSMEVIFQLKGPKQEESSHSIEAFNKLSSLRLDRLPGLTRVWEMGSSQPMLTGSSFGNLKSLEVGFCNQLKYLFSSSIVKLLVSIEDIEVHNCEKMEEIVAAEEETDETITLPKVKSIKLESLPKLKYFCGEAYTLKLPSLELLEVINVQDLRPFDSKLVDTHNPRLQVKPTFRQEWTRYALD